In Carya illinoinensis cultivar Pawnee chromosome 7, C.illinoinensisPawnee_v1, whole genome shotgun sequence, the following are encoded in one genomic region:
- the LOC122316702 gene encoding thiamine-repressible mitochondrial transport protein THI74-like isoform X2, whose amino-acid sequence MSWRYRAGLFLIAAVVVIWVSSAEVTQGIFTDYKQPFAITYLGASLMVVYLPISFLKDWLCNILKRCSSKSGRNAESLNDFSAGLSSTLKYIGGQKNFELELQGTLTRKDSEADLSLRAEASPLVAKHKDDAHILKQDGELTTKEIATYGFYIAPIWFVTEYLSNAALAHTSVASTTVLSSTSGLFTLFIGVFLGQDSLNLAKVVAVFVSMAGVVMTTMGKTWAKDDSQMNASANGKRSLVGDLFGLLSAMSYGLFTVLLKKFAGEEGERVDVQKLFGYIGLFTLVALWWLVWPLTALGIEPKFTIPHSATMDEVVLANGLIGSVLSDYFWALCVVWTTPLVATLGMSLTIPLAMLADMVIHGRHYSAVYILGSVQVFAGFLIANLSDWVSRKLGL is encoded by the exons ATGAGTTGGAGATACAGGGCCGGGTTGTTCCTGATAGCGGCTGTTGTTGTTATATGGGTCTCCTCTGCAGAGGTCACCCAG GGCATATTTACAGATTATAAGCAGCCATTCGCAATAACATATCTCGGAGCTTCTCTTATGGTAGTCTACCTCCCAATATCATTCCTAAAGGATTGGTTGTGTAATATCCTAAAACGTTGCTCTTCTAAAAGCGGTAGAAATGCAGAAAGCCTAAATGATTTTTCTGCTGGTCTTAGTTCTACTCTAAAATACATTGGAGGCCAGAAAAACTTTGAACTGGAACTTCAGGGGACTTTGACTAGAAAAGATAGTGAAGCAGACCTTTCACTTCGTGCGGAAGCAAGTCCATTGGTCGCTAAACACAAAGATGATGCACACATACTGAAACAAGATGGGGAGCTTACAACCAAAGAAATTGCTACTTATGGATTTTACATAGCTCCAATCTGGTTTGTAACTGAG TATCTATCAAATGCTGCACTGGCACATACAAGTGTTGCAAGTACAACAGTATTATCATCTACTTCAGGACTTTTTACTCTTTTCATTGGTGTTTTTCTGGGCCAAGATTCTTTAAACCTTGCAAAAGTAGTTGCGGTCTTTGTCAGCATGGCTGGTGTTGTCATGACAACCATGGGAAAAACCTGGGCTAAAGATGACTCACAGATGAATGCTTCTGC CAATGGGAAACGTTCTCTTGTTGGTGATCTTTTTGGCCTTCTCTCAGCTATGTCATATGGTTTATTTACAg TGCTTCTTAAAAAGTTTGCTGGTGAAGAAGGAGAAAGGGTTGATGTGCAGAAGTTGTTTGGCTATATAGGATTATTTACACTTGTAGCACTATGGTGGCTTG ttTGGCCATTGACAGCCTTGGGAATTGAACCCAAGTTCACAATCCCTCATTCTGCTACGATGGATGAAGTTGTGCTTGCCAATGGTCTTATTGGAAGTGTCCTCTCTGACTACTTTTG GGCACTCTGTGTTGTATGGACGACTCCACTGGTTGCCACCTTGGGCATGTCACTCACCATCCCTCTTGCTATGTTGGCTGACATGGTAATCCATGGTCGTCACTATTCAGCAGTTTACATTCTTGGCTCAGTTcag GTATTTGCTGGTTTTCTAATAGCTAACCTTTCAGATTGGGTCTCAAGGAAGTTGGGATTGTAG
- the LOC122316708 gene encoding nucleolin-like, which yields MDTLRSNTVVSEGFLCSVVEAMVVEIAIVAAKSLACSLLMMGIMPKGIDVLPKEADTSGGFPISEVHAVKKSGPENKDSSETEDDEDEDDDDAVDDGENDGGNDDDAYGDDDDDDGDPADELEANGDGGSEEDDDDDEEEEDDDDEDEEEEEEDEEETPQPPAKKRK from the exons ATGGATACTCTTCGTTCGAACACTGTAGTCTCGGAAGGTTTTCTCTGCTCTGTGGTGGAGGCTATGGTGGTTGAGATTGCCATTGTCGCTGCCAAGTCTCTTGCTTGCTCTCTCTTGATG atgGGAATTATGCCAAAGGGAATAGATGTTTTGCCCAAAGAGGCTGATACATCTGGAGG GTTTCCAATTTCTGAGGTGCATGCAGTGAAGAAATCTGGTCCCGAGAACAAAGACTCTAGTGAAACAGAGGATGAcgaagatgaagatgatgatgatgccgTGGATGATGGGGAAAATGATGGAGGTAATGATGATGATGCatatggtgatgatgatgacgatgatgggGATCCTGCAGATGAGCTTGAGGCTAATGGTGATGGTGGAAGTGAAGAAGACGACGACGATGacgaagaggaagaagacgatgatgatgaggatgaggaggaagaagaggaggacgAGGAAGAGACACCCCAGCCACCTGCAAAGAAGAGGAAATGA
- the LOC122316705 gene encoding heparanase-like protein 3 isoform X1, with product MPACHMRETLVAVDLKVIIEWGSLGRCLSFNTRPGGGFPSYLIIGLVWWRFFLVYFQITTGLGNTIEGVVFINGTTCIARIDDDFVCATLDWWPPEKCDYGTCSWGRTSLLNLDLNNLILMKAIKAFSPLKIRLGGTLQDKVIYDTEGNPPQCSSFVKNNSELLGFSQGCLPMSRWDELNIFFKKSGAVVVFGLNELSGKTVDSQGSAIGAWKSSDAESLIRYTVNNGYTIHGWELGNELSGNGIGTRVSAHQYASDINSLQNMVQNIYAGFEVKPLVIAPGGFFDANWFTEFIKETPESLHVVSHHIYSLGPGVDDHLIDRILDPSSLDSVSQTFSSLRSILKSSGTRAVAWVGEAGGAYNSGHHLVTDAFVFSFWYLDQLGMASSFDTKTYCRQSLVGGNYGLLDASTLVPNPDYYSALLWHRLMGRNVLSTNFSGTNKIRAYAHCSKKTQGITLLLINLNGNATVQVHVSTENATILSTSNSQENQNPRTGFATMSRGSKIRYITREEYHLTAKDGDLHSQTMLLNGKILTVNSSGDIPFLEPITVNQSDPITVAPFSIVFAQIPYIIFSACN from the exons ATGCCTGCATGTCACATGAGAGAGACCCTTGTTGCTGTTGACCTTAAAGTGATTATCGAATGGGGTTCGCTAGGGCGCTGCCTGTCCTTCAATACGCGGCCTGGTGGAGGTTTTCCTTCATATCTAATTATCGGGTTGGTCTGGTGGAGGTTTTTCCTCGTATATTTTCAAAT AACGACAGGGCTTGGAAATACCATTGAGGGCGTCGTTTTTATAAATGGAACAACTTGTATAGCAAGAATAGATGATGACTTTGTCTGTGCCACTTTGGATTGGTGGCCTCCTGAGAAATGTGACTATGGAACATGTAGCTGGGGCAGAACTTCTCTGCTGAATCTA GACCTTAACAATCTTATATTAATGAAAGCCATCAAAG CTTTTTCTCCCCTAAAAATCAGATTAGGGGGAACCTTACAAGACAAAGTCATATACGACACAGAAGGCAATCCTCCACAATGCAGCTCATTTGTAAAAAACAACTCTGAGTTGCTAGGTTTCTCTCAAGGCTGCCTCCCTATGTCTCGCTGGGATGAACtcaacattttcttcaaaaaatccGG GGCTGTGGTTGTTTTTGGTCTAAATGAACTAAGCGGCAAGACTGTAGATTCACAAGGCTCTGCTATAGGAGCTTGGAAGTCCAGTGATGCCGAGTCACTTATACGATATACTGTCAATAATGGTTACACTATTCATGGATGGGAGCTTG GAAATGAACTGAGTGGGAATGGAATTGGAACGAGGGTTTCAGCACATCAATATGCATCAGACATAAACTCTCTCCAAAATATGGTGCAAAATATTTATGCTGGTTTTGAAGTTAAACCACTAGTCATTGCGCCAGGAGGTTTCTTTGATGCGAACTGGTTCACAGAATTCATCAAGGAAACACCCGAGTCTCTTCACGTCGTCTCCCACCATATTTATAGCCTTGGTCCAG GTGTTGATGATCACCTTATTGATAGGATCCTAGATCCATCTAGTCTTGACAGCGTATCGCAGACCTTCAGTAGCCTTCGGAGCATTCTGAAGAGTAGTGGGACTCGAGCAGTTGCATGGGTTGGAGAAGCAGGCGGGGCTTATAACAGTGGCCATCATCTTGTCACTGATGCATTCGTTTTTAGTTTCTG GTACTTGGACCAGCTCGGAATGGCATCATCTTTTGACACCAAAACATACTGTAGACAATCATTAGTTGGTGGAAACTATGGCCTACTCGACGCTTCCACATTGGTTCCAAATCCTGATTACTACAG CGCCCTTCTTTGGCATCGTTTGATGGGAAGGAATGTTCTATCCACAAACTTCTCCGGAACAAATAAAATCCGAGCTTATGCTCACTGCTCAAAGAAAACG CAAGGAATCACATTGCTCCTGATCAACCTTAACGGTAATGCTACAGTTCAAGTGCACGTTTCAACAGAAAATGCTACCATCCTCAGCACTTCGAATTcacaagaaaatcaaaatccAAGAACTGGGTTTGCTACAATGTCTCGAGGGTCTAAAATTCGTTATATTACAAGAGAAGAATACCACTTGACGGCTAAGGATGGGGATTTACACAGCCAAACAATGCTTCTTAATGGAAAAATACTTACTGTAAATTCCTCAGGGGATATTCCATTCTTGGAACCAATCACTGTAAACCAATCAGACCCAATAACTGTAGCTCCTTTCTCTATTGTATTTGCTCAAATaccttatattattttctctgcATGTAATTAG
- the LOC122316707 gene encoding ER membrane protein complex subunit 7 homolog: MRSQPVILVLLVHLCIPFLSSSLAISPGEGYTVNGRVKIPSLGAQGLVRPGKLSNIKVVLNGGQRFTLLRPDGYFSFHNVPAGTHLIEVDAIGYFFSPVRVDVSARNPGKVQATLTENRRGLSELVLEPLREEQYYEIREPFSIMSVVKSPMGLMMGFMLVVMFLMPKLMENMDPEEMRRAQEEMRSQGVPSLASLLPGGAARS, encoded by the exons ATGAGATCCCAACCGGTTATTCTCGTGCTTTTGGTACATTTATGCATCCCATTTCTTTCCTCGTCTCTCGCAATCTCTCCCGG TGAAGGTTACACCGTTAATGGTCGGGTGAAGATTCCAA GTTTGGGTGCACAAGGTCTTGTTCGTCCTGGaaaattatcaaatatcaaAGTTGTACTTAATGGTGGCCAAAGGTTTACTTTACTGCGACCTGATGGATATTTCTCGTT CCATAATGTGCCAGCAGGAACTCATCTAATTGAAGTAGATGCAATAGGCTATTTCTTTTCCCCG GTCCGAGTTGATGTCAGTGCCAGAAATCCGGGCAAGGTTCAGGCCACACTGACAGAGAATAGGAGGGGTTTGAGTGAGTTAGTTTTAGAGCCGCTAAGAGAGGAACAATATTACGAG ATTAGAGAACCCTTTTCCATTATGTCTGTTGTGAAAAGCCCAATGGGTCTGATGATGGGATTTATGCTGGTAGTCATGTTTCTAATGCCCAAATTAATGGAGAACATGG ATCCTGAGGAAATGAGGCGAGCCCAAGAAGAAATGAGGAGCCAAGGGGTTCCCTCCTTGGCAAGCTTGTTACCTGGTGGTGCTGCCAGGAGTTGA
- the LOC122316706 gene encoding hydroxyproline O-galactosyltransferase HPGT3-like, which yields MENLPTTMKSERRWRSKPLQTTKPSLVMAFFSCLAWLYVAGRLWQDAENRKLLTNLLYKNSLQRPKVLTVEDKLTVLGCRDLERRIVEAEMDLTLAKSQGYLNNQLQQSKSSSGQRLLAVIGLYTGFGSHLKRNVFRGSWMPKGDALRKLEERGVVIRFVVGRSANRGDSLDRNIDKENRTTKDFLILEGHEEAQEELPKKVKYFFSTAVQKWDAEFYVKVDDNIDLDLEGLIGLLDRRRGQDGAYIGCMKSGDVISEEGKPWYEPDWWKFGDEKSYFRHAAGSLLILSKNLAQYININSASLKTYAHDDVSMGSWMMGIQATYIDDNRLCCSSIRQDKVCSLA from the exons ATGGAGAACTTACCGACGACAATGAAATCGGAGCGGCGGTGGAGATCTAAGCCTCTCCAGACCACCAAACCCTCGCTCGTGATGGCCTTCTTCTCTTGCCTCGCTTGGCTCTACGTTGCCGGCCG GTTGTGGCAAGACGCAGAGAACAGAAAATTACTTACTAATCTTCTTTACAAGAACTCCCTCCAG AGACCCAAGGTTCTTACAGTTGAAGATAAGCTAACGGTGCTAGGATGCAG AGATTTGGAGAGGAGAATTGTGGAAGCTGAAATGGACCTGACGCTGGCTAAGAGTCAAGGGTACCTCAATAACCAATTGCAGCAAAGCAAGTCTTCTTCTGGCCAAAGGCTTCTTGCCGTTATTGGGCTTTATACTGGATTTGGTAGTCACTTGAAGCGAAATGTTTTTAGAGGGTCTTGGATGCCTAAAG GTGATGCCTTGAGAAAACTTGAAGAAAGAGGAGTGGTCATTCGTTTTGTAGTTGGTCGGAG CGCCAATCGAGGTGATAGCTTAGATCGCAATATTGACAAGGAAAATCGCACAACAAAGGATTTCTTGATTCTT GAAGGTCATGAAGAGGCTCAAGAAGAGCTGCCGAAGAAAGTGAAGTACTTCTTCAGTACTGCAGTTCAAAAATGGGATGCTGAATTTTATGTAAAAGTCGATGACAATATAGACCTTGATCTTG AGGGTTTAATTGGACTTCTTGATCGTCGTCGTGGTCAAGATGGTGCTTACATTGGGTGCATGAAGTCAGGAGATGTGATATCTGAGGA GGGTAAGCCTTGGTATGAACCTGATTGGTGGAAATTCGGTGATGAGAAATC GTATTTCCGACATGCAGCTGGCTCTCTTCTTATACTCTCCAAGAATTTAGCTCAGTATATTAACATAAACAG TGCATCTCTTAAAACTTATGCTCACGATGATGTATCAATGGGTTCGTGGATGATGGGTATCCAAGCAACCTACATAGATGACAATCGCCTTTGCTGCAGTAGTATTAGACAAG ACAAGGTGTGCTCCCTGGCTTGA
- the LOC122316702 gene encoding thiamine-repressible mitochondrial transport protein THI74-like isoform X1, giving the protein MSWRYRAGLFLIAAVVVIWVSSAEVTQGIFTDYKQPFAITYLGASLMVVYLPISFLKDWLCNILKRCSSKSGRNAESLNDFSAGLSSTLKYIGGQKNFELELQGTLTRKDSEADLSLRAEASPLVAKHKDDAHILKQDGELTTKEIATYGFYIAPIWFVTEYLSNAALAHTSVASTTVLSSTSGLFTLFIGVFLGQDSLNLAKVVAVFVSMAGVVMTTMGKTWAKDDSQMNASANGKRSLVGDLFGLLSAMSYGLFTVLLKKFAGEEGERVDVQKLFGYIGLFTLVALWWLVWPLTALGIEPKFTIPHSATMDEVVLANGLIGSVLSDYFWALCVVWTTPLVATLGMSLTIPLAMLADMVIHGRHYSAVYILGSVQVIFEIFFEFVVKIIICCVLLNQFVGSLLKLIIIGVN; this is encoded by the exons ATGAGTTGGAGATACAGGGCCGGGTTGTTCCTGATAGCGGCTGTTGTTGTTATATGGGTCTCCTCTGCAGAGGTCACCCAG GGCATATTTACAGATTATAAGCAGCCATTCGCAATAACATATCTCGGAGCTTCTCTTATGGTAGTCTACCTCCCAATATCATTCCTAAAGGATTGGTTGTGTAATATCCTAAAACGTTGCTCTTCTAAAAGCGGTAGAAATGCAGAAAGCCTAAATGATTTTTCTGCTGGTCTTAGTTCTACTCTAAAATACATTGGAGGCCAGAAAAACTTTGAACTGGAACTTCAGGGGACTTTGACTAGAAAAGATAGTGAAGCAGACCTTTCACTTCGTGCGGAAGCAAGTCCATTGGTCGCTAAACACAAAGATGATGCACACATACTGAAACAAGATGGGGAGCTTACAACCAAAGAAATTGCTACTTATGGATTTTACATAGCTCCAATCTGGTTTGTAACTGAG TATCTATCAAATGCTGCACTGGCACATACAAGTGTTGCAAGTACAACAGTATTATCATCTACTTCAGGACTTTTTACTCTTTTCATTGGTGTTTTTCTGGGCCAAGATTCTTTAAACCTTGCAAAAGTAGTTGCGGTCTTTGTCAGCATGGCTGGTGTTGTCATGACAACCATGGGAAAAACCTGGGCTAAAGATGACTCACAGATGAATGCTTCTGC CAATGGGAAACGTTCTCTTGTTGGTGATCTTTTTGGCCTTCTCTCAGCTATGTCATATGGTTTATTTACAg TGCTTCTTAAAAAGTTTGCTGGTGAAGAAGGAGAAAGGGTTGATGTGCAGAAGTTGTTTGGCTATATAGGATTATTTACACTTGTAGCACTATGGTGGCTTG ttTGGCCATTGACAGCCTTGGGAATTGAACCCAAGTTCACAATCCCTCATTCTGCTACGATGGATGAAGTTGTGCTTGCCAATGGTCTTATTGGAAGTGTCCTCTCTGACTACTTTTG GGCACTCTGTGTTGTATGGACGACTCCACTGGTTGCCACCTTGGGCATGTCACTCACCATCCCTCTTGCTATGTTGGCTGACATGGTAATCCATGGTCGTCACTATTCAGCAGTTTACATTCTTGGCTCAGTTcaggtaatctttgaaattttctttgagTTTGTTGTAAAAATTATCATCTGTTGTGTCTTGTTAAATCAATTTGTTGGAAGTTTATTGAAGCTAATTATTATTGGTGTGAATTAG
- the LOC122316705 gene encoding heparanase-like protein 3 isoform X2 yields MKAIKAFSPLKIRLGGTLQDKVIYDTEGNPPQCSSFVKNNSELLGFSQGCLPMSRWDELNIFFKKSGAVVVFGLNELSGKTVDSQGSAIGAWKSSDAESLIRYTVNNGYTIHGWELGNELSGNGIGTRVSAHQYASDINSLQNMVQNIYAGFEVKPLVIAPGGFFDANWFTEFIKETPESLHVVSHHIYSLGPGVDDHLIDRILDPSSLDSVSQTFSSLRSILKSSGTRAVAWVGEAGGAYNSGHHLVTDAFVFSFWYLDQLGMASSFDTKTYCRQSLVGGNYGLLDASTLVPNPDYYSALLWHRLMGRNVLSTNFSGTNKIRAYAHCSKKTQGITLLLINLNGNATVQVHVSTENATILSTSNSQENQNPRTGFATMSRGSKIRYITREEYHLTAKDGDLHSQTMLLNGKILTVNSSGDIPFLEPITVNQSDPITVAPFSIVFAQIPYIIFSACN; encoded by the exons ATGAAAGCCATCAAAG CTTTTTCTCCCCTAAAAATCAGATTAGGGGGAACCTTACAAGACAAAGTCATATACGACACAGAAGGCAATCCTCCACAATGCAGCTCATTTGTAAAAAACAACTCTGAGTTGCTAGGTTTCTCTCAAGGCTGCCTCCCTATGTCTCGCTGGGATGAACtcaacattttcttcaaaaaatccGG GGCTGTGGTTGTTTTTGGTCTAAATGAACTAAGCGGCAAGACTGTAGATTCACAAGGCTCTGCTATAGGAGCTTGGAAGTCCAGTGATGCCGAGTCACTTATACGATATACTGTCAATAATGGTTACACTATTCATGGATGGGAGCTTG GAAATGAACTGAGTGGGAATGGAATTGGAACGAGGGTTTCAGCACATCAATATGCATCAGACATAAACTCTCTCCAAAATATGGTGCAAAATATTTATGCTGGTTTTGAAGTTAAACCACTAGTCATTGCGCCAGGAGGTTTCTTTGATGCGAACTGGTTCACAGAATTCATCAAGGAAACACCCGAGTCTCTTCACGTCGTCTCCCACCATATTTATAGCCTTGGTCCAG GTGTTGATGATCACCTTATTGATAGGATCCTAGATCCATCTAGTCTTGACAGCGTATCGCAGACCTTCAGTAGCCTTCGGAGCATTCTGAAGAGTAGTGGGACTCGAGCAGTTGCATGGGTTGGAGAAGCAGGCGGGGCTTATAACAGTGGCCATCATCTTGTCACTGATGCATTCGTTTTTAGTTTCTG GTACTTGGACCAGCTCGGAATGGCATCATCTTTTGACACCAAAACATACTGTAGACAATCATTAGTTGGTGGAAACTATGGCCTACTCGACGCTTCCACATTGGTTCCAAATCCTGATTACTACAG CGCCCTTCTTTGGCATCGTTTGATGGGAAGGAATGTTCTATCCACAAACTTCTCCGGAACAAATAAAATCCGAGCTTATGCTCACTGCTCAAAGAAAACG CAAGGAATCACATTGCTCCTGATCAACCTTAACGGTAATGCTACAGTTCAAGTGCACGTTTCAACAGAAAATGCTACCATCCTCAGCACTTCGAATTcacaagaaaatcaaaatccAAGAACTGGGTTTGCTACAATGTCTCGAGGGTCTAAAATTCGTTATATTACAAGAGAAGAATACCACTTGACGGCTAAGGATGGGGATTTACACAGCCAAACAATGCTTCTTAATGGAAAAATACTTACTGTAAATTCCTCAGGGGATATTCCATTCTTGGAACCAATCACTGTAAACCAATCAGACCCAATAACTGTAGCTCCTTTCTCTATTGTATTTGCTCAAATaccttatattattttctctgcATGTAATTAG